TGAAGCTGGTTGGGTACAAGGGCTGGGTCGACGGAATCATGGGCTCGAGCGGCGCCATGTTCTTCACCGACTACGATCACGATCCGGGAAACCGGGGATACCTTCGTCCACCGATGCTTCCCGAGAGTGTGGACGGGGCGGCTTTCGAGCTCGGCTCGTCCGATCACTATTCGGACTACCCCCCGGGAAACATGGAGAAGCTCATCGAGCAATGGCTACCCACCGGGGTCCCTCCCCACATCCATGCCATCGGCGATCTGGGAAACCGCATCATCCTCGACATCTTCGAGAGAGTTCTCACCAGGGCGAAGATGGTGGATTCCGATCACCGCTGGCGCGTCATTCACGCCCAGGTCGTGCACCCCGACGACTTCGAGCGGTTCGGTGAGCTGAACCTCGTCGCCGAAGTCAACCCCTACCATGTCTCCGACGACATGCGGTGGATGGAGGAACGCATCGGCAAGGAGCGATCGATCGGCGCCTATGCATTCCGAAAACTCGAGGATTCTGGGGCAAGGATCATTTTCGGAAGCGACTCCCCGGGAACGAACGCGGCGCGCTACTATCTGAGCCCGGTCTACGGGCTCTTCGCCGCGGTGAGTCGTCAGACGCTCACCGGCGAGCCGAAAGAGGGGTGGTACGCCGACCAGCGTTTGACCATCGAGGAGGCCATCGAAGCCTATACCAAGACACCGGCCTGGGCGTGCTTCGAGGAAGCCGTCAAGGGAACGCTCGCACCAGGAATGCTCGCCGATATCGCCGTCTTCGATACGAATCTCGTCGAGGTCGGGCGGACCGCGCCCGCACGCCTCCTCGACGCGAAGGTGCTCTATACGCTGGTCGGTGGGGAGGTCGTTTACGAAAGGGAATAGCTCTCGTTCCACTCCAGTGGCAGCGGGAGCTTACGGGCGGAAAAGTCGAGCTGGATTACCCGGCGGGGACCGGGGCGGCGGGCAGGATGAGAACAATGGAGCAAGAGGGGCCTCATCACAAAGAGGCTACCCTTCGTTGCCTCGCAAACGGTGGCTTCGACGCGGGTGAACTGACCGATACTGTCTTCGGGAAGGCGCCCATATTGATGCGACGTCGGTATCACCTTCATCGCTCCGTCTTCTTCACCGCAGTCGTCGAGGTGTATCCGCACCGACAGCATCGCGGAGAGGACACCCGGCGGCGCCATCACGTGCTGTACACCGGCCTTCATCGACCACGGGCCGAAACCCACGGCGTCTCCGCGCTCCTTTACCGTGATGGTCGCGTCCTGATGCCAGCGAACCGCCCAGTTCGCGCGGGGGCTCTTGTCGAGGAAGAGCCCGCGCACGCAGAAGGCGTCGACGCCCAGAACGGCTTCGACGAGATCCCCTAGCGCAGGCGCACGGAGTACGGTCTTCGCCCGAGGAGCGTTCTGGAACAGATTCCGGAACGCATAGATCTCGCCACGCCTGACGACCCCGGGACCTTCCTCGACCGAGGAAACGGCCGAGCGTAATTCGGACACCGTGTCGGGAGAAATCCCGTCGGGAATGGCGGCAAAACCGTCTCGCTCGATGATTTCCGCGATGTTCGATTCCAAGAGCCCGTGATTCTAGACAAGACCGGCTCGATGACGCAACCTTCTACAACGCTTCAGCGCGAAGGGCCCGAACCGGATCGACTCGGGAGGCACGCACCGCCGGAACCACCGAGCCTGCCAGTGCTGCCGCGAGGAGAACGAGCGGTACGAGAGCGAATGTTATCGGGTCTCGGGGTTCCACGCCGTACAGTAACGAATCCATCGACTGCGTCAGTGAATAAGCCGCGACCACGCCGACGGAAGTCCCCAAAGCGGCTAGAAAGAGACCTTGTCGGATCACTAACCCGAGCATCTTCGACGGGGAGGCACCCAGCGCCATCCGAAGGCCGATCTCCCGGCTCCTCTGTCCAACCAAGTAGGAGGCCACGCCGTAGACCCCGACGACCGCGAGCGCCAGAGCCAGCCCCGACAACAGGACGAGAAGAGCCATGGTGAACCTCGACGACCCCATGGACCGGGAAAACACGTCCTGAAGAGTCCTCACGTCGGAGACAGGGAGCTTCGGATCGACTTCGCGCACGACCTCGCGAGCGGACCGCGCCAGCAACTCGGCCGACCCATTCGTGCGCATGACGAAGGTCACTGCGCTGGGGGTGAATCCGGACGATTGGTGAAACTGGCTCAGCGGCCGATACCACTTCGATTTGATCTCCGCCGTGATCCCGTTGTGGCGCACGTTACCGACCACCCCTACGATTCGGGACCAGGGAGGGTCCTCCGCCCCGCCGATCATGATGCGCTTGCCAATCGCGCTCTGCCCGGGCCAGTACTTCGTCGCCATGGATTCGTTCACGAGGATTACCGGCTCGGTGTCGGGTCGATCTTCATCCGTGAAAACGCGTCCTTCGATCAACGGAATACCCATCGCCTCGAGATAGCCCGGCGACGCCACCTGCCAGTCGGCCGAAGGATTCTCTCCAGGTCGTGGCTCGTAGCCCTCGATACGGGTTCCCCAGTCACCGATGGAGGTCGCGAGGGGCAACACTCTCACCGCGCCCACTTCCTCGACACCCGGCAGCGCTCGAAGGCCTTCGCGCACACGCTCGAAGAGCGACAGGATAGAGGGCGAGTCCGGATAGCTGCCCATCGGGGCCGACAAACGGAAGGTCAGGACGTTCTCCGTCCGGAAACCGGGATCGACGCGGACGAGTGTAGCGAACGTTCGGATCATGAGCCCCGCCCCGGCGACCAGAACGACGGCCAGGGCCATCTGCAAGGCGACGAGGGCACCTCTCAGGCGCTGCCCGAAGACGCCCGAGCCGACGGCGCGAACCGGGTCACCAACCGCCGATCGCAGGCTGGAACGAGCGGTGGCGATTGCCGGCATCACGCCGAACAAGAGCGCGGTGGCAAGCGTCGCACCGAGAGCGAACAGCAGAACGCCTCCGTCGACGCGGGCTTCGGTGAGCCGGGGAATACTCCCTGGCTCCAGTCCGACCAGCCCATCGATCGCCCAATACGCCAAGACCAGGCCGGTGAGTCCCCCCATCCCCGCCAGCAGAACGCTCTCGGTGATCAACTGCCGAAACACCCGGCCGAAGCTGGCCCCGAGCGAGCTTCGAAGCGCGACCTCTCGCGAGCGCTCGTGGCTCCGGGAGAGGACGACGCTGGCGACGTTCGTGCAGGCGATGAGGAGCACGAACCCCACGGCACCGAGAAGGACCAGGAGCGCGGGTCGCACGTCACCCACGACGTCCTCGGACACGGGAATCACCAGGGTGCGAAAACGCCAGTCCGGGGTATAGATCCCATCTGCGGTGTCACGTTCGTTCGCAGCCAGAAACTCCGCCCTGGCCTCTTCGACTGAGGCGCCGTTCGCGAGACGACCCACCGCGTAGTACGAATGGCTTCCTCCGAGCCTCGGCAAGGACTCGAATCCCGCCGGCACGTCGAGCGGAACGTAGACGTCGGTCGGCGCCTCGGCGTTGAAGTCGGTGGGCAGCTGAAATCGCTCGGGTAGGACACCGATGACGGTACGGGGCACTCCATCCATCTCGACACGAGAGCCGAGGAGGGAAACGTCTCCTCCATAGCGACGTTCCCAGATGCGATGTGACAGGAGGATGACGTCGCTCACTTCCAGCTTGGCTTCCTCGGCAGAGAAGACGCGGCCTGCCGACGGAGAAACGCCGAGTACGTCGAAGATATTTGGAGTCACCGCAGCGAGACCAATGCGCTCGGGGTCGTCACGGTCCTCGAGATTCGCGCTCGTCGAGAAGTACAAACCCACTTCGTCCAGACTCCGGATGGTCTCCCGATACATCCGGTACTCGGGAATCGAGACCCATGTCTTGGGAAACCCGGTCCACTGGCTCCAGATGCTGACGACCCCCTCCTCGTTCTCGTAGGGCAGCGGCTTCAGCAGCACGGCCCGCGCGACGCTCATGAGAGCGACATTGGCGCCGATGCCGAGCGAAAGCGTCACCACGACGACGATGGCGAAACTGGGGCTCCGCGCAAACGATCGAAAGGCAAAACGCGCGTCCTGCCAGAACGAGTGCATCCAGGCCTCCTTCAGGTGCTCATCTCGGGGGCACTCGCGACGCAGGCGAACCCAATCGAGCGACAGCAGTTGTCGCCAATACCAGGCGCGGGCCGCGTCTGCCCCCAGGGTGCGCGCGCGCCTCTCGAAGCCGTCATCCAGGGCGGAGAGGAGGTCCTCTCTCAACCTGCGGGGTGTGAGGTGCTCAATGAGCCGGCGCGCGAGCATCGGCGGCATCGCTCAATGCCTCTCCGGATGCGCGGAAACGTCGACCCCGCTCCACATGCGCTCGAGCACGATTCGCGATTCCTCGAGGACCCGCACACCTCTCGGCGTCAGTCGGAAGCACCGCTTGGCTTTGCCGCCCCGGATCGGCGTGGGCTCGCCGCGCGCCGATCGTACGTATCCCTTCTTCTCCAACCGAACCAGCGTGACGTAAATGGTACTGATCGTCAGCGGTCTCGACGCCAGCTCCTCGAGCTCTCTCTGAATCTCGGCTCCGTAGGCATCGGCCCCGAGCCTGGCAACGGCCAGCATCAGCAGCTGTTCGAGCTCACCCAGCGAATCCCGCGGCATGGCCTATATTATTGACAAAATCAAACAATAACCGCAAGTCGCGGTCGGGGATCGACCAGCTCAGGGTCGAGATGCCTCCCGCGCGGCCCGGAACTCGCTCGTCTCGCTCCACTCGGGCCACCTGTCGCTCGTCGCGAGCCGTTCTCCCATGGCGAAAAAGAGCTCGAGGTCCTGCACCATGCCCGAAAGGTCGTACCAATCTTTCACTTCGTCGGACGGCTTGTGGTAATCCTCCGCGACGTAGTTCTCGCGGCGCTGCTTGCCCCAGCCTTCGGGCTTCCCCTCGAAGTGGACGCCCACGTCGGGATAAAAAGCGGGGATCCCGATTTTCGCGAGCTCGAAGTGATCGGAGCGATAGTAATAGCCCTTCTCCGGCTCGGCATCGGGCTCGAGCACCCGACCCTGAGCCGCAGCGAGCTCGTGGGCGAGCTCGTCGAGGGACGACTGGCCCATTCCGACAACCGTCACATCCGTCGTCCTGCCCCATATGTTGAGTCCGTCCATATTGATGGCGGCCACCGTGTCGGACGGTGAGTAGAGCGGATGTCGGGCGTAGAAACGCGAGCCCAGGAGCCCTTGCTCCTCGGCGGTCACGGCAAGGAAGACGACCGACCGTCGGGGCGTCGGCTCGAGCGCCGCGAAAGCACGCGCGAGCTCGATAAGGCCGGCCGTTCCCGTCGCATTATCATAGGCGCCGTTGAAGATGTTGTCTTCGTTATCGACCTCCTGAGTTCCCAGGTGATCCCAGTGAGCCACGTAGAGAATCGTCTCTTCGGGAACCTCGGCCCCAACGAGTCGTGCCACCACGTTCTTGGAATCGACGTTCCGAAGCTGGTTCTTGATCGAGGCGTGCAAGCTAACGCCGAGGGGCAAAGGCTGAAAGGCGCGATCCGCGGCGGCTTGCTTCTGTTCCGTGAGATCGAGGCCTGCGCGCTCGAAGAGCGATTGAGCCATGCTTCGAGAGAACCATCCCTCGACCGCGACGCGCCCGGCGTTGCGATCCTCGGTCTCCAGATCGAACTGCTCGCCCAACCAACTTCCGCGAACGACCTCCCAGGGATAGCCCGCCGGGCCGGTCTCGTGGACGATGAAAGCTCCTGCGGCACCTTTTTCAGCCGCGACCTCGTACTTGTATGTCCACCTTCCGTAATACGTCATGGCTTCGTCTCCGAACAAGCCCTCGACGGGCGGGTCGTTCACGAGCATGACGAGGATCTTGCCTTTCACGTCGATGGCCTTGTAATCGTCCCAGTCGTATTCCGGCGCGACGACTCCGTAGCCGACGTAGACGAGCTCGGCTTCGACCGCAACCTCCTCGACGACCCGCTTGGTCCAGGCAACGTAGGATTCCCCGCCCGCGAGCTCCTCTTCCTCACCGTTTTGAACGAGCGAGACCTGGCTCGTGTTCGTGATGCCAACCAGAGGCACCTTCTGCACGTAGGTACCGTCCGGGTTTCCCGCTGCGAGTCCGAGGCTTCGAAACGCATCGGTAAGATAGGCGACCGTCTTCTCCTCCCCCGCCGAGCCTGGACTGCGGCCCCCGAACTCGTCCGACGAAAGCGTCCGGATATGCTCCATCAGTCGATCCTGGGAGAAACGCTCGGCGGGCGCCGGGGTCGACGGCTGGCATGCCACGGACGTCAAGAACAGTCCGAGAAGCGACAGACGTATCATCGAGGCCTCCTTTGAGCCCCTATCCTCGTCGGTCCATGAGCGGACGTCAATTACGGGTGATTGGCTCTCGCGCCTGCCTTCCCCAAGGCTACGGCGAGGTCCCGCCGAAGCACTTCGTGCGGAGGCGGACGCCCATCGCCAGCTCGGCTCGTCTGGCGGAACCCACGTGCTACCATTTCGCGGAAATGCTGATCGTGGCCGCGATTGTCGCCAGCACCGTATCGTGGTCCGACGTCCGCGAGCTCTTCTCCGACGAGCCGGCCATTCGTCAGGCCGCGATCGATCGCCTGCGGGAAGCTCGCGATCTCTCGGTCATGGCGGGACTCAACGACGTCCTCTACTATCACTACGCGGCGGGGCTGCCGTCGACGGCCAACGAGATCGCGGCGCTCATGGCACTTCTCGCGGGAGACTCGAGCGGGTCGAATCCCCGTCGAAGTTGGGCGGAATGGGTTGGCCGGCACGACGAGATCGAGCCCCAAGAAGGTTACGTT
This region of Vicinamibacteria bacterium genomic DNA includes:
- a CDS encoding M28 family metallopeptidase, with the protein product MIRLSLLGLFLTSVACQPSTPAPAERFSQDRLMEHIRTLSSDEFGGRSPGSAGEEKTVAYLTDAFRSLGLAAGNPDGTYVQKVPLVGITNTSQVSLVQNGEEEELAGGESYVAWTKRVVEEVAVEAELVYVGYGVVAPEYDWDDYKAIDVKGKILVMLVNDPPVEGLFGDEAMTYYGRWTYKYEVAAEKGAAGAFIVHETGPAGYPWEVVRGSWLGEQFDLETEDRNAGRVAVEGWFSRSMAQSLFERAGLDLTEQKQAAADRAFQPLPLGVSLHASIKNQLRNVDSKNVVARLVGAEVPEETILYVAHWDHLGTQEVDNEDNIFNGAYDNATGTAGLIELARAFAALEPTPRRSVVFLAVTAEEQGLLGSRFYARHPLYSPSDTVAAINMDGLNIWGRTTDVTVVGMGQSSLDELAHELAAAQGRVLEPDAEPEKGYYYRSDHFELAKIGIPAFYPDVGVHFEGKPEGWGKQRRENYVAEDYHKPSDEVKDWYDLSGMVQDLELFFAMGERLATSDRWPEWSETSEFRAAREASRP
- a CDS encoding ABC transporter permease translates to MPPMLARRLIEHLTPRRLREDLLSALDDGFERRARTLGADAARAWYWRQLLSLDWVRLRRECPRDEHLKEAWMHSFWQDARFAFRSFARSPSFAIVVVVTLSLGIGANVALMSVARAVLLKPLPYENEEGVVSIWSQWTGFPKTWVSIPEYRMYRETIRSLDEVGLYFSTSANLEDRDDPERIGLAAVTPNIFDVLGVSPSAGRVFSAEEAKLEVSDVILLSHRIWERRYGGDVSLLGSRVEMDGVPRTVIGVLPERFQLPTDFNAEAPTDVYVPLDVPAGFESLPRLGGSHSYYAVGRLANGASVEEARAEFLAANERDTADGIYTPDWRFRTLVIPVSEDVVGDVRPALLVLLGAVGFVLLIACTNVASVVLSRSHERSREVALRSSLGASFGRVFRQLITESVLLAGMGGLTGLVLAYWAIDGLVGLEPGSIPRLTEARVDGGVLLFALGATLATALLFGVMPAIATARSSLRSAVGDPVRAVGSGVFGQRLRGALVALQMALAVVLVAGAGLMIRTFATLVRVDPGFRTENVLTFRLSAPMGSYPDSPSILSLFERVREGLRALPGVEEVGAVRVLPLATSIGDWGTRIEGYEPRPGENPSADWQVASPGYLEAMGIPLIEGRVFTDEDRPDTEPVILVNESMATKYWPGQSAIGKRIMIGGAEDPPWSRIVGVVGNVRHNGITAEIKSKWYRPLSQFHQSSGFTPSAVTFVMRTNGSAELLARSAREVVREVDPKLPVSDVRTLQDVFSRSMGSSRFTMALLVLLSGLALALAVVGVYGVASYLVGQRSREIGLRMALGASPSKMLGLVIRQGLFLAALGTSVGVVAAYSLTQSMDSLLYGVEPRDPITFALVPLVLLAAALAGSVVPAVRASRVDPVRALRAEAL
- a CDS encoding PadR family transcriptional regulator, whose amino-acid sequence is MPRDSLGELEQLLMLAVARLGADAYGAEIQRELEELASRPLTISTIYVTLVRLEKKGYVRSARGEPTPIRGGKAKRCFRLTPRGVRVLEESRIVLERMWSGVDVSAHPERH
- a CDS encoding phytanoyl-CoA dioxygenase family protein; translation: MESNIAEIIERDGFAAIPDGISPDTVSELRSAVSSVEEGPGVVRRGEIYAFRNLFQNAPRAKTVLRAPALGDLVEAVLGVDAFCVRGLFLDKSPRANWAVRWHQDATITVKERGDAVGFGPWSMKAGVQHVMAPPGVLSAMLSVRIHLDDCGEEDGAMKVIPTSHQYGRLPEDSIGQFTRVEATVCEATKGSLFVMRPLLLHCSHPARRPGPRRVIQLDFSARKLPLPLEWNESYSLS